One segment of Nocardiopsis changdeensis DNA contains the following:
- a CDS encoding GntR family transcriptional regulator: MPINPSDGRSPVQQVADDLRARIESEDLGPGAQLPVTHVLVSHYGVSHDTVRHAIARLKAAGLVETKRGKGTFVRRTPPMKCLGAERYSRSKRAQGKVAFIADREEAGRGWSRDDQTQSVRECSATKEVAKALKIAEGDPVIERARVVVDKGEPTQILTSWYRREDVEGTPIMDPSPGPAGHGGGYSALDDRGIGPDEIQEEISARMPTAEEEKVLHLLSGEPVFDLKRTAFDATGRPVEYARGTYRSSHFVWSYRFKVPD; the protein is encoded by the coding sequence ATGCCGATCAACCCGTCCGATGGACGATCCCCTGTTCAGCAGGTTGCTGATGACCTGCGAGCAAGGATCGAGAGCGAGGACCTGGGCCCAGGGGCACAGCTCCCGGTGACCCATGTCCTCGTTTCGCACTACGGCGTGTCGCACGACACCGTGCGGCACGCCATCGCCAGGCTGAAAGCAGCTGGCTTGGTCGAGACCAAGCGGGGCAAGGGGACGTTCGTCCGCCGCACGCCGCCCATGAAGTGCCTCGGCGCGGAGCGCTACAGCCGGTCCAAGCGGGCCCAGGGCAAGGTTGCGTTCATCGCGGACCGGGAGGAGGCCGGCAGGGGCTGGTCACGCGACGACCAGACTCAGAGCGTCCGGGAGTGTTCCGCGACGAAGGAAGTGGCGAAAGCCCTCAAGATCGCCGAAGGGGACCCCGTCATCGAACGTGCCCGAGTCGTAGTCGACAAGGGGGAACCCACCCAGATCCTCACCAGCTGGTACCGCCGCGAAGACGTAGAGGGCACGCCCATCATGGACCCGTCCCCCGGCCCGGCCGGGCACGGTGGCGGCTACTCCGCCCTCGATGATCGCGGCATCGGTCCGGATGAGATCCAGGAGGAAATCTCCGCCCGTATGCCCACCGCAGAGGAGGAGAAGGTTCTTCACCTCCTGAGTGGTGAGCCGGTGTTCGACCTGAAGCGCACCGCGTTTGACGCCACGGGACGACCGGTTGAGTACGCCCGGGGCACCTACCGAAGCAGCCATTTTGTCTGGTCCTACCGATTCAAGGTCCCGGACTAG